One region of Cellvibrio zantedeschiae genomic DNA includes:
- a CDS encoding PAS domain-containing protein — protein MDLENKRLYSWLPWVITLLVSALFVLLLRNELVHQEHEWQERLRLQQAAAESALNVSQQDLLRQATAFAQLISQDSAVVALVRRAAVVHEREGGNGGDEQSAAVRKQLQQVLEHYWIRMMPFGVRELNVHLAPDAIVFLRANKIERFGDDLSKSSPLLMSALKSGVISSGMEVGHYGANYRAIAPVSSSGPTSETVAAVEVGLGLLPQRDAQKDQGQAVLISSTLTNDLLWGSAQQEVMANSKNRYSQWYVESYTNPLVKEWQANGVFTNLVLDKPTPTLVQDQNKTYMLGLVRLDGFALAHAHMASPHTLLVNWIDVTDELNAQAEQRNKTIFNFVGVWLFSLAVLWFLFRLNRRHVLQLLREHSTQLQKERDLSEQSRQRLTLALSSSESGFWEWNITNNRALFSKEWRELCGLPGGDGSADIEEWLSRVHPSDKRASYTEMIRHIKGETPMFENEYRLRIADGSYKWIFTRGKVVEWQPDGKAALMLGVYTDITERKKNEIIVIRQQAALRALNEIASLSAIDAEEQLRSALGVGSRYLGLPHGAVSAVLGNQYQIKISVGKNRAFENTEAEKREQGTIAPLSNYFCEMTLRNKDIFCCDEISNSEYASHYAHKENKIDTYIGVPIWLQGKIYGVLSFDSERSRHQSYDELDRDFMRLFARWVGVTLERWQYQSEQQILIERFEKLCNQLPGFLYQFQLNSDGTSLFPFSSSGIDQIYGVRPENVFTDATSVFSVVHPSDVGWVSESISASAASLKDWNATYRVCHPRRGEIWVRGEARPERLSNGATLWNGYIQDVTEEKLAAIKLQDINALREAIFDAASISIISTDPKGLIKTFNQGAEDLLGYSAAEVIDVLTTAPFHLPEEIAARAKLLSQEFGIEIQPGFDVFTTKSREGDKDESEWTYVRKDRSQVPVILSASALRGPDGEITGYLALARDISEIKRIDRMKSEFISTVSHELRTPLTAISGALGIIVNGAAGAVPDTAIKMLNIAHKNSLRLIHLVNDLLDMEKLTAGKMHFELKSQAIMPIVAQSIEANAAYAAQYNVKFKLVSQVRDDLRVNVDAQRLQQVLANFLSNAAKFSPPAEVIELRIEYFYNTVRVSVIDKGPGIPEEFRGRIFQKFSQADSSDTRQKGGTGLGLAICKEIIERMGGKIGFFSDGIKGSQFYFDIPTEESPHQNHQSDSHRLATGERLLVVEDDPEVAELFATILRGKNYRVDIAYSGQAALERLALYAYQAMTMDIELPDMSGLDLIRQLRSDAVTKDIPIIVISANLDAERMSNRRTSMFSGVQWLQKPQSALAIASAVKSALSH, from the coding sequence ATGGATTTAGAAAATAAGCGGCTCTACAGCTGGTTGCCGTGGGTTATAACACTTCTCGTTTCTGCTCTCTTTGTGCTCTTGTTGCGCAATGAATTAGTTCATCAGGAACACGAGTGGCAAGAGCGCTTGCGTTTGCAGCAAGCGGCGGCTGAGTCTGCACTCAATGTGTCGCAGCAAGATCTCTTGCGCCAAGCCACAGCGTTTGCGCAGCTTATTTCCCAGGATTCTGCGGTTGTTGCCTTAGTGCGACGAGCGGCCGTCGTACATGAACGCGAAGGTGGTAATGGCGGTGATGAACAGAGCGCTGCGGTGCGCAAACAACTTCAGCAAGTACTTGAACATTATTGGATACGGATGATGCCTTTTGGGGTGCGTGAATTAAACGTTCACCTGGCTCCTGATGCCATAGTATTTTTGCGCGCAAATAAAATTGAGCGCTTTGGTGATGACCTATCCAAATCCAGCCCCTTGCTAATGTCAGCATTAAAAAGTGGCGTGATTTCCAGTGGAATGGAGGTTGGCCATTACGGTGCAAATTATCGTGCTATTGCGCCTGTTAGTTCATCTGGCCCCACGAGCGAAACTGTGGCTGCAGTAGAGGTGGGCCTTGGTTTATTACCGCAGCGCGATGCGCAAAAAGATCAAGGGCAAGCGGTGCTTATCAGCTCAACGCTCACCAACGATTTACTCTGGGGCAGTGCCCAGCAAGAAGTCATGGCCAACTCGAAAAATCGCTACAGTCAATGGTATGTTGAGTCCTACACCAATCCCCTTGTGAAGGAATGGCAAGCTAACGGAGTTTTCACCAATCTTGTGCTCGATAAACCAACTCCTACATTAGTTCAGGATCAAAATAAAACTTATATGCTGGGGCTAGTGCGATTGGATGGCTTCGCATTAGCTCACGCGCACATGGCCTCACCACATACGCTTCTGGTGAATTGGATTGATGTTACCGACGAACTAAATGCCCAGGCAGAGCAACGCAATAAAACAATTTTCAACTTTGTTGGTGTGTGGTTGTTTTCATTGGCCGTGCTTTGGTTTTTGTTCCGTTTGAATCGTCGCCACGTTTTACAACTGCTGCGTGAACACAGCACGCAATTGCAAAAAGAGCGCGATCTGAGTGAACAGTCCCGTCAACGTTTAACGCTTGCTTTATCGAGCAGTGAATCAGGTTTTTGGGAATGGAATATCACTAACAACCGCGCGCTCTTTTCCAAAGAATGGCGCGAACTTTGCGGTTTACCGGGTGGCGATGGCAGCGCTGATATAGAAGAGTGGTTGTCGCGTGTTCACCCTAGCGATAAGCGCGCAAGCTACACCGAGATGATTCGCCACATAAAAGGCGAAACGCCCATGTTTGAAAATGAATACCGTTTACGCATTGCAGATGGTAGTTACAAATGGATTTTCACGCGCGGTAAAGTTGTAGAGTGGCAGCCCGATGGCAAAGCTGCGCTTATGTTGGGGGTGTACACCGACATTACCGAGCGCAAAAAAAATGAAATTATTGTTATTCGCCAACAAGCGGCATTGCGTGCACTTAATGAAATTGCCTCACTGTCTGCGATTGATGCAGAAGAACAATTGCGCAGTGCATTGGGCGTGGGCTCGCGTTATCTGGGTTTGCCGCACGGTGCTGTTAGCGCAGTGCTTGGAAACCAATATCAAATAAAAATAAGTGTAGGCAAAAACCGTGCTTTCGAAAACACTGAGGCGGAAAAACGCGAGCAAGGAACCATAGCGCCGCTCTCCAATTATTTTTGCGAAATGACTTTGCGCAACAAAGATATTTTTTGTTGCGATGAAATTTCCAACAGTGAATATGCGAGCCATTACGCGCACAAAGAAAATAAGATTGATACTTACATAGGCGTGCCTATCTGGTTACAAGGAAAAATTTACGGCGTATTAAGTTTTGATTCTGAGCGCAGTCGCCATCAGTCTTACGATGAATTGGATCGCGATTTTATGCGGTTGTTTGCGCGCTGGGTGGGGGTGACTCTTGAGCGCTGGCAATACCAATCCGAACAACAAATTCTGATCGAGCGGTTTGAAAAGCTGTGCAATCAATTACCCGGGTTCCTCTATCAATTCCAATTGAATTCAGACGGCACCAGTTTGTTTCCGTTCTCCAGTTCTGGCATAGACCAAATATATGGCGTGCGCCCGGAAAACGTGTTTACCGATGCTACCTCTGTGTTCTCGGTTGTGCATCCTAGTGACGTAGGTTGGGTGAGTGAAAGTATTTCAGCATCGGCGGCAAGCTTAAAAGATTGGAATGCAACATACAGAGTATGCCATCCACGGCGCGGGGAAATCTGGGTGCGCGGTGAGGCGCGTCCAGAGCGCTTAAGTAATGGCGCGACTTTGTGGAACGGATATATTCAGGACGTTACCGAAGAAAAATTAGCGGCAATTAAATTGCAGGATATTAATGCCCTGCGCGAAGCTATTTTTGATGCGGCAAGCATCTCCATTATTTCAACGGACCCCAAGGGTTTAATTAAAACTTTTAATCAGGGTGCAGAAGATCTTTTAGGGTATTCCGCTGCTGAAGTGATTGATGTGTTAACGACAGCGCCCTTTCATTTACCAGAAGAAATTGCTGCGCGCGCCAAACTTCTTTCGCAGGAATTTGGAATTGAAATCCAACCGGGCTTTGATGTATTTACCACTAAATCCCGCGAAGGCGACAAGGATGAAAGCGAATGGACTTACGTGCGCAAAGACCGCAGCCAGGTTCCGGTGATTTTGTCTGCCAGCGCTTTGCGTGGTCCCGATGGTGAAATCACCGGCTATCTAGCACTGGCGCGTGATATCAGTGAAATAAAACGCATTGATCGCATGAAGAGCGAATTTATTTCCACTGTGAGCCACGAGCTGCGTACACCACTCACGGCAATTAGCGGCGCCTTGGGAATTATTGTCAATGGTGCCGCCGGGGCAGTTCCCGATACTGCCATTAAGATGCTTAACATAGCTCACAAAAATAGTTTGCGTTTAATTCACTTGGTGAATGACTTGCTGGACATGGAAAAATTGACGGCGGGCAAAATGCATTTTGAACTTAAATCCCAAGCCATAATGCCCATTGTTGCGCAATCCATTGAAGCAAATGCTGCTTACGCAGCGCAGTACAATGTTAAATTCAAACTCGTTAGCCAGGTGCGTGATGATCTGCGTGTAAATGTGGATGCTCAACGTTTGCAGCAAGTGCTCGCCAATTTTTTATCCAACGCCGCAAAATTTTCTCCACCCGCAGAAGTTATAGAACTGCGCATTGAATATTTCTACAACACTGTACGCGTATCAGTAATCGATAAAGGCCCTGGTATTCCAGAAGAATTTCGCGGTCGCATATTCCAAAAATTCTCGCAGGCAGATTCATCCGACACGCGTCAAAAAGGCGGAACTGGTTTGGGGCTGGCTATCTGCAAAGAAATTATTGAGCGCATGGGTGGGAAAATTGGTTTCTTTTCCGATGGCATAAAAGGTTCGCAATTTTATTTTGATATACCTACCGAAGAGTCTCCACATCAAAATCATCAGTCAGACAGTCATCGCCTTGCAACTGGTGAACGTTTATTAGTGGTGGAAGATGATCCAGAAGTTGCGGAACTCTTTGCTACTATTTTGCGTGGAAAAAATTATCGCGTCGACATTGCTTATTCAGGGCAAGCCGCATTGGAGCGTTTAGCGCTTTACGCTTATCAAGCTATGACTATGGATATTGAATTACCTGATATGAGTGGCCTTGATTTAATTCGACAATTGCGCAGCGATGCGGTCACCAAAGATATTCCTATTATTGTTATTTCAGCCAATCTGGATGCAGAGCGTATGTCAAATCGAAGGACATCTATGTTTTCTGGCGTTCAATGGTTACAGAAGCCCCAATCAGCTCTAGCAATTGCTTCTGCTGTTAAATCAGCGCTTTCCCACTGA
- a CDS encoding RnfH family protein: protein MADFDLITVEVAYALPHKQKIIALLVEPGTTASQAAERSGITQHFPEIDLTTAKMGIFGQALGTKGLESAANYVLHEGDRVEIYRPLSADPKEARRKRAERNATAQH from the coding sequence GTGGCAGATTTCGATTTAATCACCGTGGAAGTGGCCTATGCCCTGCCGCATAAACAAAAGATCATCGCGCTCTTGGTAGAGCCTGGTACTACGGCGTCGCAAGCTGCCGAGCGTTCAGGTATCACCCAACACTTTCCTGAAATAGATCTCACTACCGCAAAAATGGGTATTTTTGGCCAAGCGCTTGGTACCAAAGGTTTGGAATCTGCGGCTAACTATGTTTTGCATGAAGGCGACCGCGTAGAGATCTACCGTCCCCTCAGCGCAGATCCAAAAGAAGCGCGCCGCAAACGCGCTGAAAGAAACGCCACCGCCCAACATTAA
- a CDS encoding type II toxin-antitoxin system RatA family toxin — translation MSHIVNRSALVSYSAQQMFDLVNDIEAYPQYMDGCVGAKILKREGDWLEARLDLSRAGVHQSFITRNHLQSPVSMSMTLVDGPFKYLQGGWKFTALAENACKVCFELEFELQNKLIGMAVGKLFESVVNKQVDALCERARKIYS, via the coding sequence TTGTCTCATATTGTTAATCGCTCCGCCCTGGTCAGTTACTCAGCGCAGCAAATGTTTGATCTGGTCAACGATATTGAAGCTTACCCGCAATATATGGATGGTTGTGTGGGTGCAAAAATCCTCAAGCGCGAAGGCGATTGGTTGGAGGCGCGGCTGGATTTAAGTCGCGCAGGCGTGCATCAGAGTTTTATCACTCGCAACCATCTGCAATCCCCCGTGAGCATGAGCATGACTCTGGTTGATGGCCCTTTTAAATATCTACAGGGCGGCTGGAAATTTACTGCGCTGGCCGAAAATGCCTGCAAAGTATGCTTTGAGTTGGAATTTGAGCTGCAGAACAAATTAATAGGCATGGCGGTTGGCAAGTTGTTTGAATCTGTCGTCAATAAACAGGTTGATGCCCTCTGCGAGCGCGCCCGCAAAATATATTCTTAA
- a CDS encoding sodium-dependent transporter, giving the protein MKRLKQHAIWGRGSFILAATGSAVGLGNIWKFPYITGENGGAAFVLLYLFCVLLVGIPIMMAEIMLGRKGRSNPINAVDNISVDIGATRVWSVIGWMGVVAGFVILSYYSVIAGWTLDYLVSALEGKFSGLNGDSSNELFNALLADKSRLVQWHTAFIAITALVLMFGVTKGLENAIRFMMPSLFILLLILLGYAYTTGEMVTSARFMFSFNPADLSWNSALIALGHAFFTLSIGMGAIMAYGAYMPSTAAIGKTVITVAILDVMVGLLTGVAIFAFVFATPGIEPSGGPGLMFVTLPVAFGSMPMGTFVGIAFFGMVVLAAWSSTMSLLEPAVAFFHERFGFHRISASLLVAGAAWLLGLGSVLSFNQWSDQELLWGMNFYSCLDFFTTNLLLPIGGLLTAIFVGWRMKRDMLAHEMQQDHPRLLAVWRWILRYVSPIAVLAIIINLFFPIATRFVVE; this is encoded by the coding sequence GTGAAGCGACTTAAACAACATGCGATATGGGGGCGCGGCAGCTTTATTCTAGCGGCGACCGGTTCGGCAGTTGGCTTGGGCAATATCTGGAAGTTTCCCTATATCACTGGCGAGAATGGCGGCGCAGCCTTTGTGCTCTTGTATCTTTTCTGCGTCCTGCTGGTGGGCATCCCGATTATGATGGCTGAGATTATGCTCGGCCGTAAGGGGCGCTCTAACCCGATTAATGCCGTAGATAACATTAGCGTCGATATAGGCGCTACGCGGGTTTGGTCGGTTATCGGCTGGATGGGTGTAGTCGCCGGTTTTGTGATTCTCTCCTACTACTCGGTCATTGCGGGCTGGACGCTCGACTATCTGGTATCCGCCCTTGAAGGAAAATTCTCTGGCCTTAATGGCGATTCCTCGAATGAATTATTCAATGCGCTACTGGCCGATAAGAGCCGCTTGGTGCAGTGGCACACGGCTTTTATTGCAATCACGGCTTTAGTATTGATGTTTGGGGTTACCAAGGGTTTGGAAAACGCCATACGCTTTATGATGCCGAGCCTGTTTATCCTCCTCTTGATCTTGCTTGGTTACGCTTACACCACGGGTGAAATGGTGACCAGCGCACGCTTCATGTTCAGTTTTAATCCGGCAGATTTGTCCTGGAATTCGGCATTGATTGCCCTTGGTCATGCATTCTTTACGCTGAGTATTGGTATGGGTGCGATTATGGCTTACGGCGCCTATATGCCCAGCACGGCAGCCATAGGTAAGACGGTAATTACTGTAGCAATTCTTGATGTCATGGTTGGCTTGCTGACTGGCGTAGCGATTTTTGCGTTCGTATTTGCGACGCCTGGAATTGAGCCCAGCGGTGGCCCGGGGTTAATGTTTGTAACCTTGCCCGTCGCTTTTGGCTCCATGCCCATGGGTACTTTTGTCGGTATCGCCTTCTTCGGCATGGTGGTTTTGGCAGCGTGGAGTTCAACTATGTCGCTGCTTGAGCCAGCGGTGGCGTTTTTCCATGAGCGTTTTGGTTTTCATCGCATCAGTGCCAGTTTGCTGGTGGCGGGTGCGGCCTGGTTGTTAGGTTTAGGTTCGGTGCTTTCCTTCAACCAATGGTCAGATCAGGAGTTGCTCTGGGGCATGAACTTCTACTCCTGCCTGGATTTCTTTACCACCAATTTACTTCTGCCTATCGGCGGGCTTTTAACGGCGATTTTTGTGGGTTGGCGAATGAAGCGCGATATGCTCGCCCATGAAATGCAGCAAGATCATCCGCGCCTGCTAGCGGTGTGGCGATGGATATTGCGTTACGTTTCGCCAATTGCTGTGCTCGCAATTATTATCAATTTGTTTTTCCCGATTGCGACGCGTTTTGTCGTGGAGTAA
- the smpB gene encoding SsrA-binding protein SmpB, whose translation MAKKNSQKNSGSTIALNKKAKFDFHLTDRFEAGLVLAGWEVKSIRAGKLQLTDSYVFFKNDEAWLLGAQIQPIQSVSTHHVAEPMRNRKLLLNRREITKLQEASQQKGYTVVATAVYWKDHLVKCEIALAKGKQEHDKRETEKERDWARDKQRLFQTGNR comes from the coding sequence ATGGCCAAAAAGAATTCGCAAAAAAATAGTGGCAGCACTATAGCGCTCAACAAGAAAGCCAAATTTGATTTCCACCTGACCGACCGTTTTGAAGCGGGTTTGGTATTAGCAGGCTGGGAAGTCAAAAGCATTCGCGCAGGTAAATTGCAGCTTACCGACAGCTATGTATTTTTCAAAAATGATGAAGCCTGGCTGCTAGGTGCGCAAATCCAACCCATTCAAAGCGTATCCACTCACCACGTTGCAGAACCTATGCGCAACCGGAAATTGCTGCTTAACCGCCGCGAGATCACCAAGTTGCAGGAGGCCTCGCAACAAAAAGGTTACACAGTGGTAGCAACTGCGGTTTACTGGAAAGACCATTTGGTGAAATGCGAAATCGCCCTGGCAAAAGGTAAGCAGGAGCACGATAAACGCGAAACCGAGAAAGAACGGGATTGGGCGCGCGACAAGCAAAGGCTGTTTCAGACGGGGAATAGATAG
- the cysE gene encoding serine O-acetyltransferase, protein MNATAPALPLDTLWESIRSQTRKQAEHEPVLASFLYATILNHDTLEAALSFHLANKLDSPALPAMLVREVIEQAIKSDPSISQAVRADLQAVSERDSACCSLVTPFLFFKGFHALQSYRVAHWLWTQGRNSLALFLQNRISCVFAVDIHPAARIGKGIMFDHATGIVIGETAVVEDNVSIMQSVTLGGTGKEHGDRHPKVRSGVLISAGAKVLGNIEIGECAKIGAGSVVLKDVAPRTTVAGVPAREIGASPCLQPARDMDHHIN, encoded by the coding sequence ATGAACGCCACCGCCCCCGCGCTTCCGCTGGATACCCTGTGGGAATCCATTCGCAGCCAAACGCGTAAGCAAGCCGAACACGAGCCAGTGCTGGCGAGTTTTTTGTACGCCACCATCCTCAATCACGATACCTTGGAAGCAGCGCTTAGTTTCCACCTGGCCAACAAACTCGACAGCCCGGCTTTGCCCGCGATGCTGGTACGCGAAGTGATTGAGCAAGCCATCAAATCTGACCCAAGTATTAGCCAAGCCGTGCGTGCCGATTTGCAAGCAGTAAGCGAGCGCGATTCTGCGTGCTGCTCACTGGTAACACCTTTCCTGTTTTTTAAAGGCTTTCATGCATTGCAGTCCTATCGTGTCGCCCATTGGTTGTGGACACAGGGCCGCAATTCGCTCGCGCTGTTTTTGCAAAACCGTATTTCCTGCGTGTTTGCGGTGGATATACACCCGGCCGCCAGAATCGGTAAGGGCATTATGTTTGACCACGCGACCGGCATAGTGATTGGCGAAACCGCCGTGGTGGAAGACAACGTGTCTATCATGCAATCCGTGACCCTCGGAGGTACCGGCAAGGAACATGGCGACCGCCATCCGAAAGTGCGCAGCGGTGTATTGATCAGTGCTGGAGCCAAAGTGTTGGGCAATATTGAAATTGGCGAATGCGCCAAAATTGGTGCGGGTAGCGTTGTTTTGAAAGATGTTGCGCCGCGTACTACAGTCGCCGGCGTGCCTGCTCGTGAAATTGGCGCCAGTCCTTGCCTGCAGCCAGCGCGCGATATGGATCACCATATCAATTAA
- the uvrD gene encoding DNA helicase II, with amino-acid sequence MELSHLLQGLNEAQREAVSAPACNQLILAGAGSGKTRVLVHRIAWLIQVEQLSPYSIMAVTFTNKAAREMRSRLDELFSENHTHVNTRNMWVGTFHGIAHRILKAHWQDAGLPQNFQILDSDDQLRMIKRVCQNLNIDEDKWPPKQAQWYISAQKDEGLRPQHIQETGDPFVRTMLQIYRAYEADCERTGTVDFAEILLRAHELWLNKPHILEHYRNRFPFVLVDEFQDTNSVQYAWLRMLAGTQSCVTAVGDDDQSIYGWRGAKIENIQRFTQDFSHTQTIRLEQNYRSTGNILLAANGVIANNSGRLGKNLWTEDDKGEPISLYAAYNEQDEARFIVERIQDWVRKGNPNNSCAILYRSNAQSRVLEEALLREGMAYRIYGGQRFYDRLEIKNAVAYMRLIANRHDDTGFERVINTPTRGIGGKTVDDIRAFAREQGCSLWHAAEQMLEKRVFTARAGNAVQGFLNVVDKLAHDASEIDIHGDVLSLDQIAQRVLDDTGLLVFHQSEKGEKGQARGENLQELITACRAFDADEENEELSVLQQFLDTAALDAGETQADEFEDAVQLMTLHSAKGLEFPLVFLAGVEEGLFPHKMSADDPDRLEEERRLCYVGITRAMQKLYISYAETRRLYGSETFNQVSRFVKEIPSESIQEVRLKAAVTRPVSFNRAYTQPSTRQPMYDTGEGTGFRLGQRVKHAIFGEGVILHFEGSGDNAVIQVNFSSAGSKRLVMQYAKLEAL; translated from the coding sequence ATGGAACTCTCTCATCTCCTTCAGGGCCTTAACGAGGCTCAGCGCGAAGCCGTTTCGGCGCCGGCGTGTAACCAGTTGATCCTTGCCGGAGCTGGCAGCGGTAAGACCCGCGTGTTGGTGCATCGCATTGCCTGGTTGATTCAGGTGGAGCAGCTTTCGCCTTATTCAATTATGGCGGTGACTTTTACCAATAAGGCGGCGCGCGAAATGCGGTCGCGGTTGGATGAGCTTTTTTCCGAGAACCACACTCATGTAAACACTCGTAACATGTGGGTGGGGACTTTTCACGGTATTGCGCACCGTATCCTGAAAGCCCATTGGCAAGATGCCGGGCTACCGCAAAATTTCCAGATTCTGGATAGCGATGATCAGCTGCGTATGATCAAGCGCGTCTGCCAGAACCTGAATATTGATGAAGATAAATGGCCGCCGAAACAGGCGCAGTGGTATATCAGCGCCCAAAAGGATGAAGGTTTGCGCCCCCAGCATATCCAGGAAACGGGCGATCCTTTTGTGCGCACCATGCTGCAAATTTATCGAGCTTACGAGGCTGATTGTGAGCGTACCGGCACGGTGGATTTTGCCGAAATTTTGCTGCGTGCTCACGAGCTGTGGCTCAATAAGCCGCACATTCTTGAGCATTACCGCAACCGCTTTCCGTTTGTGCTGGTAGATGAGTTCCAGGATACCAACAGTGTGCAATACGCCTGGTTGCGGATGCTTGCCGGTACCCAATCCTGTGTAACGGCGGTGGGCGATGATGACCAATCCATTTATGGATGGCGCGGCGCGAAAATCGAAAATATCCAGCGTTTTACGCAGGACTTCAGCCATACCCAAACTATTCGTTTAGAGCAAAACTATCGTTCTACCGGCAATATTTTGTTAGCCGCCAATGGTGTTATCGCCAACAACTCTGGGCGCTTGGGCAAAAATTTGTGGACTGAGGATGATAAGGGCGAGCCCATTTCACTCTACGCCGCCTATAACGAACAAGATGAGGCGCGTTTTATTGTCGAGCGCATTCAGGATTGGGTGCGCAAAGGCAACCCTAATAATTCATGCGCAATCCTTTATCGTTCCAACGCCCAATCGCGGGTATTGGAAGAAGCTTTGTTGCGCGAAGGTATGGCTTACCGAATTTACGGTGGCCAGCGCTTCTATGATCGCCTCGAAATCAAAAATGCCGTTGCCTATATGCGTTTAATTGCCAACCGCCACGACGATACAGGTTTTGAGCGCGTTATTAATACGCCCACTCGTGGCATTGGAGGTAAAACCGTTGACGATATTCGCGCTTTTGCCCGTGAGCAGGGTTGTTCCCTGTGGCATGCGGCGGAGCAAATGCTTGAAAAACGTGTGTTCACCGCACGTGCTGGCAATGCGGTACAGGGTTTCCTGAATGTGGTGGATAAGCTAGCTCACGACGCCAGTGAAATTGATATTCACGGCGATGTACTGAGTCTTGATCAAATCGCACAGCGAGTTCTGGATGACACGGGGCTGTTAGTTTTTCATCAAAGTGAAAAGGGTGAAAAAGGCCAGGCACGTGGCGAAAACTTGCAGGAATTAATTACTGCTTGCCGCGCGTTCGATGCCGACGAAGAAAACGAAGAATTAAGTGTATTGCAGCAATTTTTGGACACTGCCGCCCTGGATGCAGGGGAAACCCAAGCAGATGAGTTTGAAGATGCGGTACAATTGATGACGCTGCACTCTGCTAAAGGTTTGGAGTTCCCGCTGGTGTTTTTGGCGGGTGTTGAAGAAGGATTGTTCCCGCATAAAATGTCGGCCGATGACCCCGACCGTTTGGAAGAAGAACGCCGCTTGTGTTACGTGGGTATTACCCGCGCTATGCAAAAACTTTACATCTCTTATGCTGAAACCCGCCGTCTCTACGGCAGCGAAACGTTTAATCAGGTTTCGCGTTTCGTCAAAGAAATTCCGTCAGAATCTATTCAAGAGGTGCGGTTAAAAGCCGCTGTAACAAGACCTGTGTCATTCAATCGCGCTTACACTCAACCATCTACCCGCCAACCTATGTATGACACCGGTGAAGGCACAGGCTTCCGCCTTGGCCAACGTGTTAAACACGCCATTTTTGGCGAAGGTGTTATTTTGCATTTTGAAGGCTCCGGCGATAATGCTGTGATCCAGGTGAATTTTAGTTCCGCTGGTAGCAAGCGATTGGTTATGCAATACGCAAAGCTGGAAGCGCTTTAA
- a CDS encoding heme biosynthesis HemY N-terminal domain-containing protein, translated as MKKLIVFIIILIFLALWGFGVILPDAGYVLVILGQKTVETSLWFACFAILAIAVIWWLATRFVHVSWSIAQRLTDFFVFGTTERASKRAASGMIDFLSGDWLQARKKLLRTANKVESPLVNYLAAARASYELGDHEEAVKILHEAQKKYTTFSVPIGVAQAKMEMRDGRYEQAKIILLSLQQRAPKNPLVINSLRELYEVRNDWLALNDLVPLVKKFKVCSVADIFAMESSIVIGQIKLASESAERLAIGDRLHELRKAWGKVATYQQRIPRVVAAYAQALMHNLQDQEAEVILRKTLSKTWDDSLIDLYGVLRVVDVAEAISNAESWLKYYPQNPYLLRALGRLNLRNHLWGLARDYFQRSLVVQKNAETYAELARLLNSLGDSQKSTEVYQAALQLSVPSLPDLPQPSKSY; from the coding sequence ATGAAGAAACTGATTGTCTTCATCATTATCCTCATATTTTTAGCGCTCTGGGGATTCGGCGTTATTTTGCCAGATGCCGGTTACGTGCTGGTTATCCTTGGGCAAAAAACAGTTGAAACCAGTCTGTGGTTTGCCTGTTTTGCGATTTTGGCCATTGCTGTTATTTGGTGGTTGGCAACTCGCTTCGTGCATGTGAGTTGGTCGATCGCCCAGCGCTTAACAGATTTTTTTGTATTCGGCACAACCGAGCGCGCGAGCAAGCGTGCAGCCAGTGGCATGATAGATTTTTTATCGGGTGATTGGCTGCAAGCACGTAAAAAATTATTGCGTACAGCTAATAAAGTAGAATCGCCATTGGTAAATTATTTAGCCGCAGCGCGTGCAAGTTACGAATTGGGTGATCACGAAGAAGCCGTAAAGATTTTGCATGAGGCGCAAAAAAAATACACAACTTTTTCTGTGCCTATAGGCGTAGCCCAGGCAAAAATGGAAATGCGCGATGGCCGTTATGAACAGGCAAAAATTATTTTGTTAAGTTTGCAGCAGCGCGCACCTAAAAATCCTCTCGTCATCAACAGCTTGCGTGAACTTTATGAAGTTCGCAACGACTGGCTGGCGCTAAATGACCTGGTGCCACTGGTTAAAAAATTTAAAGTCTGTTCTGTCGCAGATATATTCGCCATGGAATCGTCTATCGTCATCGGACAAATAAAACTGGCGAGTGAATCAGCTGAGCGCTTGGCAATTGGTGATCGCTTGCATGAATTGCGCAAAGCCTGGGGTAAGGTTGCAACTTATCAACAACGCATACCGCGCGTCGTTGCCGCTTACGCGCAAGCGTTAATGCACAATTTGCAGGATCAGGAAGCGGAAGTTATTTTGCGCAAAACCCTGAGCAAAACCTGGGATGACAGCTTGATCGATTTATACGGCGTGTTGCGGGTTGTCGATGTTGCCGAGGCAATCAGTAATGCCGAAAGCTGGTTGAAATATTACCCTCAGAATCCTTATTTGTTGCGCGCATTAGGACGTTTGAATTTGCGCAATCACTTATGGGGTTTAGCGCGCGATTATTTCCAACGTAGCTTGGTCGTGCAAAAAAATGCCGAAACCTACGCAGAATTGGCGCGCTTGTTAAACAGCTTGGGCGACTCTCAAAAAAGCACAGAAGTTTATCAAGCAGCTTTGCAATTAAGCGTACCTTCATTGCCGGATTTGCCACAGCCTAGTAAGTCTTATTAA